The Anaerolineae bacterium genome includes a window with the following:
- a CDS encoding nucleotidyltransferase domain-containing protein gives MLENRIAYAWQLTRRAAQLLREKYQVKRVRVFGSLLYAEQFHAKSDVDLAVEGLAVHNYWDALADVLFLDDEIMIDLVDPATCPPPVWLQVEREGVDV, from the coding sequence TTGCTCGAAAACCGAATAGCCTATGCCTGGCAACTTACCCGGCGGGCAGCGCAGTTACTTAGAGAAAAGTATCAGGTGAAACGAGTACGAGTTTTTGGCTCGCTGCTCTATGCGGAGCAGTTTCACGCCAAGTCGGACGTAGATTTAGCCGTAGAGGGTTTGGCCGTGCATAATTATTGGGATGCTTTGGCTGACGTGTTATTTCTTGATGACGAAATCATGATTGACCTGGTTGATCCCGCCACTTGTCCTCCTCCTGTGTGGCTACAAGTTGAACGCGAAGGAGTTGATGTCTGA
- the glgX gene encoding glycogen debranching protein GlgX gives MLTSSPGQPMPLGASITDTGTNFAIFSRNATRVWLMLFDEPTASAPSHEFELDPITNRTGDIWHIHLSGVRHGYLYLYRMDGPYAPKQGHRFNCHKPLLDPYARALTGGFVWDFSQAFGYNPASPQHDLSFSTTTNLAGMPKCIVYGRDGFDWQGDRPLNRPLHETIIYETHVCSLTSHYSAGVKNPCTYLGVTEKIPYFKELGITAIELLPLHIFNQWEFTRFNPKTGERLRNYWGYNTLGFFAPQNLYSHLETERGQQVVAFKEMVRALHQAGLEVILDVVFNHTVEGNHLGPTLSFRGIDNSIYYLLEDDLRYYKNFSGVGNSLNCNHPIVRDFIIDCLRYWVQEMHVDGFRFDLATSLSRDRWGHLSGNPALTARIAEDPLLRTAKLIAEPWDIAGYQVGNFPGGRWAEWNDKYRDEVRQYWRGDPGLTGGLATRLAGSADLYAANGRTPNHSINFVACHDGFTLNDVVSYNIKHNELNGENNRDGHNHNYSYNYGHEGPTNGPEIEAVRNRQVKNFLATLMLSQGTPMLNGGDEFRRTQQGNNNAYCQHNEISWYNWGFLEQHADIYRFTRLVIARRQNHPVFRRTKFFTGQDIDQDQYGDIHWYSSSGRNADWDPTDKRLMCLLDGSKEETGAAEDDADVLLIFNSDDRSHLFYLPPAFHTGQWYLALDTSRPSPDDIYPPGEGVELEPMMAYHVKPYSMVMLISKW, from the coding sequence ATGCTGACCTCCTCTCCCGGCCAACCAATGCCCCTAGGCGCCTCTATCACCGATACTGGCACTAACTTTGCCATCTTTAGCCGCAACGCCACCCGCGTCTGGCTGATGCTGTTTGACGAGCCTACCGCCAGCGCGCCCAGCCACGAATTTGAACTGGACCCCATCACCAACCGCACCGGCGACATCTGGCACATCCACCTCTCCGGCGTGCGGCACGGCTACCTGTATCTCTACCGAATGGATGGCCCCTACGCGCCCAAACAGGGCCACCGGTTTAATTGCCATAAACCTTTGCTCGATCCTTACGCCAGGGCCTTGACCGGTGGCTTTGTGTGGGATTTTAGCCAGGCTTTTGGCTACAACCCCGCTTCACCCCAACACGATTTATCTTTTTCGACCACCACCAACCTGGCCGGCATGCCCAAGTGCATTGTTTACGGCCGCGACGGCTTTGATTGGCAGGGCGACCGGCCCCTCAATCGCCCCCTGCACGAAACCATTATCTACGAAACGCACGTGTGTAGTTTAACCAGCCATTACAGCGCCGGGGTGAAAAATCCCTGCACGTACCTGGGCGTCACCGAAAAAATCCCCTATTTCAAAGAATTGGGCATCACCGCCATCGAGCTATTGCCCCTTCACATTTTTAACCAGTGGGAGTTTACCCGCTTCAATCCCAAAACAGGGGAACGGCTCCGCAACTATTGGGGTTACAACACCCTGGGCTTTTTTGCCCCGCAAAACCTCTACAGCCATCTGGAAACAGAACGGGGCCAACAGGTGGTGGCTTTCAAAGAGATGGTCCGGGCTTTACACCAGGCCGGGTTGGAAGTCATTCTGGACGTGGTTTTTAACCATACCGTCGAGGGCAACCATCTTGGCCCCACCCTGAGTTTTCGGGGGATAGACAACAGCATCTATTATCTTTTGGAAGACGACCTGCGTTACTATAAAAACTTCTCCGGCGTGGGCAACAGCCTCAATTGCAATCATCCCATTGTGCGCGATTTTATCATTGATTGCCTGCGGTACTGGGTGCAGGAAATGCACGTTGACGGCTTTCGGTTTGACCTGGCTACTAGCCTTAGCCGGGACCGGTGGGGACATCTCTCCGGCAACCCGGCCCTCACCGCCCGCATTGCCGAAGACCCCCTGCTGCGCACGGCCAAACTCATTGCCGAACCATGGGACATTGCCGGCTACCAGGTGGGCAATTTCCCCGGCGGGCGCTGGGCCGAGTGGAACGACAAATACCGGGATGAAGTGCGGCAATATTGGCGCGGCGACCCCGGCCTGACCGGCGGCCTGGCTACCCGCCTGGCCGGCAGCGCCGACCTTTACGCGGCCAACGGCCGCACCCCCAACCACAGCATCAATTTTGTAGCCTGCCACGATGGTTTTACCTTAAACGACGTGGTCAGCTATAATATCAAACACAACGAGCTGAACGGCGAAAATAACCGGGACGGCCATAACCATAACTATAGCTACAATTACGGCCATGAAGGGCCAACCAACGGTCCTGAAATTGAGGCCGTCCGCAACCGGCAGGTCAAAAATTTCCTGGCCACGTTAATGCTCTCGCAGGGCACGCCCATGCTCAACGGCGGCGACGAATTCAGGCGCACCCAACAGGGCAACAACAACGCCTATTGCCAGCACAATGAAATTTCTTGGTACAATTGGGGCTTTCTGGAACAGCATGCCGATATTTACCGTTTTACGCGCCTGGTGATAGCCCGGCGACAAAACCATCCTGTTTTTCGCCGGACCAAATTTTTTACCGGCCAGGATATTGACCAGGACCAATATGGCGACATTCATTGGTACAGCTCCAGCGGCCGCAACGCCGATTGGGACCCCACCGACAAACGGCTGATGTGTTTGCTGGATGGTTCCAAAGAAGAAACCGGCGCGGCTGAAGACGATGCTGACGTGCTGCTAATCTTTAACTCCGATGACCGTTCCCACTTGTTTTATTTACCCCCTGCCTTCCACACCGGCCAGTGGTATTTGGCCCTGGACACCAGCCGGCCCTCGCCGGACGACATTTATCCCCCCGGCGAGGGGGTGGAACTGGAGCCGATGATGGCCTATCACGTTAAACCCTATTCAATGGTGATGCTGATCTCAAAGTGGTAA
- a CDS encoding DUF1638 domain-containing protein yields the protein MRLKCLGCEVLARPLYLCAAHSAHVVDVQLLRRGLHHNPSDLRAQLQRHIHAAAGEGYDAVTLAYGLCGQAAAGLIARDTPLVVPRAHDCITLYLGSRERYQEQFQKHKGTYWYTLDYMERRDNDHSTLALGSGSEVDLAAVYNEYVKKYGRDNADYLMEVMGAWQQHYQRAAYIDLGVGDGQAIEAQARADAARRGWAFERVAGDLVLLRRLLAGDWDTDFLVLAPGQQLAITYDDEIIGCLLDREGA from the coding sequence ATGCGTTTAAAATGTTTAGGCTGTGAAGTATTGGCCCGCCCTCTCTACCTGTGCGCCGCTCACTCGGCGCATGTTGTTGACGTGCAGTTACTGCGGCGCGGCCTTCATCATAATCCGTCCGATTTACGCGCCCAATTGCAGCGCCACATACACGCCGCCGCCGGCGAAGGTTACGACGCCGTAACGCTGGCCTACGGCTTGTGCGGCCAGGCCGCAGCCGGTCTGATAGCCAGGGATACTCCACTGGTTGTGCCGCGGGCGCACGATTGCATCACCCTTTACCTGGGCAGCCGCGAGCGATACCAGGAGCAGTTTCAAAAGCACAAGGGCACTTACTGGTACACCCTGGATTATATGGAACGACGCGACAATGACCACTCCACCCTGGCCCTGGGCAGCGGCTCAGAAGTAGATTTGGCCGCCGTGTACAATGAATACGTAAAAAAATACGGCCGGGATAATGCCGACTATTTGATGGAAGTGATGGGCGCCTGGCAGCAGCATTACCAACGGGCCGCCTATATTGACCTGGGCGTTGGCGATGGTCAGGCTATTGAAGCGCAGGCCCGCGCCGACGCCGCCCGGCGTGGGTGGGCCTTTGAACGTGTCGCCGGCGATTTAGTGCTGCTTCGCCGCCTGTTGGCGGGGGATTGGGACACAGATTTTCTGGTGCTTGCGCCGGGCCAACAATTGGCCATAACCTACGACGACGAAATAATAGGTTGTCTGCTGGACAGAGAAGGAGCATGA